The Thermoplasmata archaeon sequence GGGCTTCGGGGACATCCAGGTCGTGTACAAGGACCACATCGACCCGAGCGCGATCTCGATGAACGCCCGCGTGGTCAAGGCGTGCAGGAAGGGCTCTGTCGACGCTTACGGGCGGGAGCCGGACATCTGGCCCTGGTCGGCCGGTGCCTCCGCAAATGGCTTCTTCAACGAGATCGTCGGAGTGCCGTCGATTTCAGGTCCTGGCGTGTCGTACGACGGCTCCAACTACCACGCGCCCAACGAGAACATCCGCCTTGCCGACTTCGTCGGCGGCGCGAAGCACATGGCCGCGATGTTCGCCCGATTCTGAGACTCGGCGCCGCCCCCGCGGTGCTGACCCACTCATGGTTCATTCCAAACAGGGTTCACGGAGCCCGCCAGAGGCCTAAGGGGTCCGGTGGACCGTCGATTTTCCTGCGTTCCGCCTCGGCGGGATGGGGGCGCTCCCGGACAACCTATATCCGGGTGAAACCACTTGGACCCGCGGGAGCGGAGTGGTATGGCGGACGACACGATCCTCATCCTGGCATCGGTGCTTGCGGCGATCATCATCCTGATCTTCTTCTCGGCGGCGATCAAGATCGTCCGCGAGTACGAGCGTCTCGTGGTCTTCCGCTGGGGTCGCCTCCTCCCGAAGCCCAAGGGACCCGGCGTCACGTGGATTATCCCGATCGTCGACAAGCGTCTCCTCGTGGACCTCCGCGTTGTGACCGCGCAGGTCCCCCGCCAGCACATCGTCACCCGCGACAACGTGTCCGTCGATGTCGACGCCGTGGTGTACTACAAGGTCTACGACCCCGTGAAGGCGATCACGGAAGTACAGAACTACATTCAGGCGACCGACCTCCTCAGTCAGACCATGCTGCGGGATGTCCTCGGCCAGGTCGAGCTCGACCCGCTCCTCTCGCAGCGTGAGGAACTCAGCAGACGCATTCAGATTCTGCTCGACACGGCGACCGAACCGTGGGGCATCAAGGTCTCATCGGTTACCCTGCGGGATGTCGCCTTGCCGGACACCATGGTGCGGGCGATTGCGAAGCAGGCCGAAGCCGAGCGCGAGCGCCGGTCTCGGGTCATCATCGCGGAGGGCGAGTTTGAGGCGAGCGCGAAGATGACGGAGGCCGCGAAGCTGTACGAGACCGCCCCCGCCGCGATGCGTCTCCGGGAACTGCAGACGTTCACGGAGATCGCGCGCGAGAAGAACATGGTCATCGTGACGCCGACGAGCGTGACGAGCCCCGTGGCCGACATCGCGGCGATCA is a genomic window containing:
- a CDS encoding SPFH domain-containing protein, which produces MADDTILILASVLAAIIILIFFSAAIKIVREYERLVVFRWGRLLPKPKGPGVTWIIPIVDKRLLVDLRVVTAQVPRQHIVTRDNVSVDVDAVVYYKVYDPVKAITEVQNYIQATDLLSQTMLRDVLGQVELDPLLSQREELSRRIQILLDTATEPWGIKVSSVTLRDVALPDTMVRAIAKQAEAERERRSRVIIAEGEFEASAKMTEAAKLYETAPAAMRLRELQTFTEIAREKNMVIVTPTSVTSPVADIAAISAAMQKKMGAQQS